The following are encoded in a window of Syntrophales bacterium genomic DNA:
- a CDS encoding lysophospholipid acyltransferase family protein: MWHSVKIVANNLLYWLGRNFGIWVIRLVAWVIAAGYFFFAPQRVRAGLAFYRAAFNDRGRLFHLNCVWRQFHDQAQSYCDEIAFSFGGPLNYTNEGRVHIEEAVRTGKGGIIVISHIGNWGIAARILRRGGFKVMLIMGEREARLVAKKHREELEKAGLKILVSQPGDTDSLFTGIEALKFIRGGGILCIAGDIGWTDPGSRLKAAFFGRPIFLPAGPHTLALVSGAPILTLFTFRLGRGKYRFQILPPRYVKAASREKRNDAIKESAQIYASNLQEAVEQYPYQWHVFESFFER, encoded by the coding sequence ATGTGGCATTCAGTGAAGATAGTGGCAAACAACCTACTGTACTGGCTCGGGCGCAATTTTGGCATCTGGGTCATCCGGCTTGTGGCGTGGGTCATTGCGGCAGGCTATTTCTTTTTTGCTCCCCAGCGGGTGCGGGCCGGTCTTGCGTTTTATCGAGCGGCTTTTAACGATCGAGGCCGCCTGTTTCATCTGAACTGCGTCTGGCGGCAGTTCCACGATCAGGCGCAAAGCTACTGCGACGAAATTGCCTTTTCTTTCGGCGGTCCCTTGAATTACACGAACGAAGGCCGCGTTCATATAGAGGAGGCAGTCCGAACCGGAAAGGGTGGAATTATCGTCATATCGCATATCGGCAATTGGGGTATCGCCGCCCGCATCCTCAGGCGGGGTGGTTTTAAGGTGATGCTCATCATGGGCGAACGGGAGGCCAGGTTGGTTGCCAAAAAACACCGTGAAGAACTTGAAAAAGCTGGCCTGAAAATCCTTGTCTCCCAACCGGGAGATACGGACTCCCTTTTTACGGGTATAGAAGCCTTGAAATTTATCCGTGGGGGGGGGATTCTTTGTATTGCCGGCGATATAGGCTGGACGGACCCGGGCTCTCGCCTTAAGGCTGCCTTCTTTGGCCGCCCCATTTTTTTACCCGCAGGACCCCACACCCTGGCTTTGGTGTCCGGTGCGCCAATATTGACATTATTCACTTTTCGGCTCGGCAGAGGCAAATACAGGTTCCAAATCCTGCCGCCGAGATATGTCAAAGCGGCGTCGAGAGAAAAAAGAAACGACGCCATCAAGGAGTCGGCGCAAATTTACGCTTCAAATCTGCAGGAGGCTGTGGAACAATACCCCTATCAGTGGCATGTATTTGAATCGTTTTTTGAACGCTAA